In Gracilinanus agilis isolate LMUSP501 chromosome 1, AgileGrace, whole genome shotgun sequence, the sequence TTAACATACATTACTACCCTCCATTCCttctagccaaactggctttTTTGTGGTTGCCCAAACTTGGAAGTCTaactcccacctccatgcctttgccttggctttccccatccctggaatgtgccccatctctaggtctacctcttagaatccttagcttcttcCAAGGTTCAGCTTCAGGCCACCTTTCCTGATTGCTTGTTAATGATGACTCCTCAAATCATCATGTGTCTACTTAATGGTTTTATACATTCTATTctcccaggagaatgtaagctctttgagagcaaagtCTGCTCTATTCTTGTCTCATATTTAtcatgcctagcacagtgttctGAACccaaaaggcacttaataaatactgactgaATTGGTGACACTGCCCAGAGGTAACAAGGAGTTTGGTTTATTAGGTGGGCAGGGAGGCACCGGCCCAATAAGACCATGGGAACTGTGTAGTTGAACTGCAAAACTGTAGCAACATGAAATGATGTTAGCATTAATCTATTTACAACAGGGCCACATGGCCACCAACATCATGTACTattcaaaaattctttttctagACTCATGCAAACACTTTTATAGacaaggagcaaaaaaaaaaaatcaatagaatggAAGACAAATCTGAATCACAAGGTCTAAGCAAGTTTTAAACCAGCTTAGAGCTGAGGCTTTGAACTTCAGAATGACTAAAATCCTATTAGGTTTGATTTTTCAAAACACAATTTTCTATTCCAGGGAACTGCtgttcaggcctggtgctctgaattttaaaaggaaggcCAGACCCCACAAGACATCTGTGCTGTCTCAAAGTCTCAACTATTCCAGaacattttgtttctctttggttTGACTGACTACCATGCATATAACTAGGTTTGTTATCATAGCCTGTTAAATGACAAATTATGAGCCACCCCAGAGCCTGATAATTctataagcactttacaaatgtgatGGATCTGAATTTGAAAGCTAAAGCCAAAAGACATGTCCCCAATACCCATCTTTATACCCACTTACAGAAGGTCTCCTGGCCAACTCGGACTTTGATCATAAACCACTCCATTGCTCCTCCcagaacaaagaagaaaggaagaaacctaTAGACACCAAAGCGCTGTTTTCCAGGTACCCTCAGCAGAAGTTGCTTCACTTGTTTCCTTGTGAACATCTCCAAGGTGTCAGCCAGACTTCGTGGGAAATAAACTGAAACTACAGATGGAAAGCAAGATGTTGTGCAGCTCTTTTAATAGCCTCCGCTTCTATTTATTTcagcttaaagaaaaaaaaatttagacccttacctgccatcttaggatcaatactgtgtattggttctaacacagaagagtggtaagggctaggcaatgggggttaagtgacttgcccagggtcacacagctaggaagtgtctgaaaccatatctgaacccaagacctcctgtttctgggcctggctctcaatccactgagccacccagttgccccctttaattttaatttacaaGGAAGCTCATTGATTCTGCCATATGGTTTTTAAATACTAACTCCCTCCCTAGAGTTTcatgtttataaaacactttccaagtcCCAGGAGGTTCCCAAAGGCTGCATAAGGGCATAGTCCCATAGCTCCTCAAATGTCAAAAGAGTCAAAGACGGGACccacatctcctgactccaagtccatctgTGTATTGCTCTTTCTACAACACCAGAAGCCATTTCCTGAAACCAAAGAGTCTACTgtggggttgttgttgttttttaactagCACTAAAACATCTTTTCATTTAAGAAGTAGTAGAGtagtataaaaaaaaagagtcctacTGTATTCTGAACCAGTTCAGCCACATTCAAAGtattctattcagttctgggcactaTATTTTACAAAGGATATAAGGATGTGGAgccaaaagacaaaattaaactGTAATTAACTCTGTAACTaagtagctatatgaccatggcaAAGCCTCaacctctttgggcctccatttcttcacttACAATTTGGGGGCATTTCATGACTTACAGCAATGTGTCATTAAGAATGTTAATATTTAAAAGACACATGTTATTGCAgaagaaataatcaaaataacagcaaaaacc encodes:
- the SMIM4 gene encoding small integral membrane protein 4 encodes the protein MFTRKQVKQLLLRVPGKQRFGVYRFLPFFFVLGGAMEWFMIKVRVGQETFYDVYRRKQSERQYQRKLEEES